One genomic segment of Kiritimatiella glycovorans includes these proteins:
- the istA gene encoding IS21 family transposase produces the protein MVTPDRKVRKLMEEYERTGNVSKAALRADLDRKTAQKYLRCGKLPSEMPVERRWRTREDPFAEDWEECRLMFEGCPELEAKTVFEWLCRERAGKYQEGQLRTFQRRVREWRALSGPEQEVYFAQEHRPGVRMSTDFTHMDRLGITIAGEPFDHQLCHNVLTYSNWEWASICHSESLVALRTGIQNALTRLGRVPAEHWMDHSSAATHRPAEASGEPRAYNRAYLELMDHFEMVPRLIQVDSPHENGDVESLNGALKRRIEQHLLLRGSRDFASRAAYEQFLHGVLQRVNETRRVRLAEEFKHMRALDVDRLPEYTEYRCVVRSWGTINVKRRIYSVPSRLIGYTVTVHRYAEHIEVFYGGVRQLTAPWLRDEHAHHINYRHVIGSLVRKPGAFRNYRFRADLFPSSAFQWAYETLCAAVNDRTAEREYLQILKHAATTMECEVEAALCGLRDRGEIPRLDVVLSACPRPMPTLSEHAPLPVDLAAYDELLAPEEVCA, from the coding sequence ATGGTCACCCCGGACCGGAAAGTGAGGAAGCTGATGGAAGAATACGAAAGGACAGGGAACGTGTCCAAGGCTGCGTTGCGGGCCGATCTGGACCGTAAGACGGCGCAGAAGTACCTGAGGTGCGGGAAACTGCCCTCAGAGATGCCGGTTGAGCGCAGGTGGCGTACCCGGGAGGACCCGTTCGCGGAGGACTGGGAAGAGTGCCGACTGATGTTCGAGGGCTGCCCGGAGCTGGAGGCCAAGACGGTGTTCGAGTGGCTGTGCCGGGAGCGGGCGGGTAAGTATCAGGAGGGTCAACTGCGGACGTTTCAGCGGCGGGTACGTGAATGGCGAGCGCTTTCGGGGCCCGAGCAGGAGGTGTACTTCGCGCAGGAGCACCGGCCGGGCGTGCGGATGTCCACAGACTTCACGCACATGGACCGGCTGGGGATCACGATCGCCGGGGAACCGTTCGACCACCAGTTGTGTCACAACGTGCTGACCTACTCGAACTGGGAATGGGCCAGCATCTGCCATAGCGAAAGCCTGGTGGCGCTGCGTACGGGGATTCAGAACGCGCTGACGCGGCTGGGCCGTGTGCCGGCGGAGCACTGGATGGATCATTCGAGCGCAGCGACCCACCGGCCGGCGGAGGCCAGCGGAGAACCGCGGGCGTACAACCGCGCCTACCTGGAGCTGATGGATCACTTCGAGATGGTTCCCCGTCTGATCCAAGTGGACAGTCCCCATGAGAACGGGGATGTGGAGTCGCTGAACGGCGCCCTGAAGCGTCGGATCGAGCAACACCTGTTGTTGCGCGGGTCGCGGGACTTCGCCAGCCGGGCGGCGTATGAGCAGTTCCTTCATGGCGTGCTTCAGCGGGTGAACGAGACGCGGCGCGTCCGCCTGGCCGAAGAGTTCAAACACATGCGGGCGCTCGACGTGGACCGGCTGCCGGAATACACGGAGTATCGGTGCGTTGTACGCAGTTGGGGCACTATCAACGTGAAGCGCCGGATCTACTCGGTACCCAGCCGGCTGATCGGGTACACGGTGACGGTGCATCGCTACGCGGAACACATCGAGGTGTTCTACGGGGGCGTGCGCCAGCTCACTGCGCCATGGCTGCGGGATGAACACGCGCACCACATCAACTATCGCCATGTGATCGGTTCATTGGTGCGCAAGCCCGGGGCGTTCCGGAACTACCGGTTCCGTGCTGACCTGTTTCCGTCCTCCGCGTTCCAGTGGGCGTACGAGACACTGTGCGCGGCGGTCAACGATCGGACTGCGGAACGGGAATACCTGCAGATCCTCAAGCACGCGGCCACCACGATGGAATGTGAGGTGGAAGCGGCACTGTGCGGCTTGCGCGACCGCGGGGAGATCCCGCGCCTGGACGTGGTGCTTTCGGCGTGTCCGCGTCCGATGCCGACGTTGTCGGAGCATGCGCCGTTGCCGGTGGATCTGGCCGCCTATGACGAACTGCTGGCGCCGGAGGAGGTGTGCGCATGA
- a CDS encoding Druantia anti-phage system protein DruA: MAQAMVIQGRRITDGEIALIRDLMAKNQDWGRTRLSEELCRCWNWRNAQGRIKDMAARSLLLKLERRGCIELPARQRPSSNHFRNRCVPAVEPAAEPIRSDLSALRPLSADLVAPRSDNSQLFKGLLGRYHYLGHRNTVGENLRYLIRDRHGRLVACALFGSAAWKCADRDRFLGWDRACRERNLQALTNNTRFLILPWVEVPHLASHVLGLIARRIRDDWQGKYAHPVHALETFVDRSRFKGTCYRAANWMRLGATQGRTRNDRDRRIQAPVKDVYLYPLIPEFRRELCAPACSRTEGRAGR, encoded by the coding sequence ATGGCACAGGCTATGGTCATTCAGGGGCGGAGAATCACGGACGGCGAGATCGCCTTGATCCGGGATTTGATGGCGAAGAACCAGGACTGGGGCCGTACCCGCCTGAGCGAAGAACTGTGCCGCTGCTGGAACTGGCGCAACGCGCAGGGCCGTATCAAGGACATGGCGGCGCGCTCCCTGCTGTTGAAGCTGGAGCGACGCGGATGCATCGAGTTGCCGGCGCGTCAACGCCCGTCTTCCAATCATTTCCGCAACCGGTGCGTGCCTGCCGTAGAACCTGCCGCCGAACCGATTCGCTCTGACCTGAGCGCATTGCGGCCCCTGTCGGCAGACCTTGTCGCCCCACGTTCGGATAACTCGCAGTTGTTCAAAGGGCTGCTGGGCCGATACCACTACTTGGGCCATCGCAACACGGTGGGCGAGAACCTGCGCTATCTGATCCGCGACCGGCACGGTCGGCTCGTGGCCTGTGCGCTGTTCGGTTCGGCGGCATGGAAATGCGCGGATCGGGATCGTTTCCTCGGCTGGGATCGGGCCTGCCGTGAACGCAATCTCCAGGCATTGACCAACAATACGCGTTTCCTGATCCTGCCCTGGGTCGAAGTCCCGCATCTGGCCAGCCACGTCCTCGGCCTCATTGCCCGGCGCATCCGGGATGACTGGCAGGGCAAGTACGCTCATCCCGTGCATGCCTTGGAAACGTTCGTGGACCGTTCCCGATTCAAAGGCACCTGCTACCGGGCCGCGAACTGGATGCGCCTGGGCGCAACGCAGGGGCGGACCCGCAACGATCGAGACCGCCGCATCCAGGCGCCGGTCAAGGACGTGTATCTGTATCCGCTTATCCCGGAGTTCCGGCGGGAGTTGTGCGCACCCGCCTGCTCCCGAACCGAAGGGAGGGCGGGCAGGTGA
- a CDS encoding SagB/ThcOx family dehydrogenase, whose protein sequence is MSNDRFTANRTFLKDSIRLEIDFSRTDQNQRLPAPPLQKPCPPDATRIDVPDGATALARLSCLSMGEAILRRESVRKYSSDVLTLEELAALLWATQGVRTVLSPECALRVVPSAGSRHAFETYLAVDRVEGLTPGIYRYLPFDGQLAQLASDPQIGRSAASSCLNQGFVANAAVTFFWTAVPARMEWRYGLAAHKVIALDAGHVCQNLYLACVSLGAGTCAIAAYDQHACDQLLGVDGEEEFTIYIAPVGKRKQADQ, encoded by the coding sequence ATGTCGAACGACCGTTTCACAGCAAACCGAACCTTTCTCAAGGACTCCATTCGGCTAGAGATCGATTTCTCTCGTACGGACCAGAACCAGCGCTTGCCTGCCCCGCCTCTACAAAAGCCTTGCCCTCCGGATGCGACGCGCATCGATGTGCCGGACGGGGCAACGGCATTGGCTCGGTTGAGCTGCCTGTCGATGGGCGAAGCCATCCTCCGCCGAGAAAGCGTGCGCAAGTACTCATCTGACGTTCTGACGCTCGAGGAACTGGCCGCCCTCCTGTGGGCGACACAAGGCGTCCGAACGGTGTTGAGCCCGGAGTGCGCATTGCGTGTCGTGCCCTCCGCGGGCTCGAGACATGCCTTCGAAACCTACTTGGCGGTGGATCGGGTTGAAGGCCTGACTCCCGGCATTTACCGCTATTTACCCTTCGACGGCCAATTGGCACAACTGGCTTCCGACCCGCAGATCGGTCGCAGCGCAGCATCCTCTTGCCTGAACCAAGGCTTCGTCGCAAATGCCGCCGTGACGTTCTTCTGGACAGCTGTTCCTGCACGCATGGAATGGCGCTACGGCCTGGCAGCCCACAAGGTGATCGCTCTCGATGCCGGGCACGTCTGCCAGAACCTCTACCTAGCTTGCGTGAGCCTGGGTGCCGGAACCTGTGCCATCGCCGCGTATGACCAACACGCGTGCGACCAACTCCTGGGAGTCGACGGAGAGGAAGAGTTCACCATCTACATTGCGCCTGTCGGAAAGCGGAAACAAGCGGATCAGTGA
- the cas2 gene encoding CRISPR-associated endonuclease Cas2 yields MIALFDLPVVTKRQRQKATRFRILLLKDGFCMLQYSVYARYCASEDVAKVHRKRISSHLPDEGQIRILSLTDKQFGKMEVYCGKKREKTEPAPAQLEFL; encoded by the coding sequence ATGATCGCACTTTTTGACTTGCCGGTTGTTACCAAACGGCAACGTCAAAAAGCCACGCGCTTTCGCATCCTTCTGCTGAAAGACGGTTTTTGTATGTTGCAATACTCGGTCTATGCCCGTTATTGCGCCAGTGAAGACGTGGCAAAAGTTCACCGCAAGAGAATCAGTTCGCATCTTCCGGATGAAGGACAAATCCGCATCCTTTCGTTAACCGACAAACAATTCGGAAAAATGGAGGTCTACTGCGGGAAAAAACGCGAAAAAACCGAACCCGCCCCTGCACAGCTTGAGTTTTTATAG
- the cas1 gene encoding type II CRISPR-associated endonuclease Cas1: protein MTNRILDVSKEGTSLSIRHEQLVIRQRGQDKEKTVPLEDIAILVVSNAQTTYTHPVLTGLSKHGAGLIVCDDKHQPSGMCLPLGGHSLQAERAAIQAGASQPAKKQLWKQIVCAKIREQSTLLKKLHNRDYGLDRLQKEVRSGDSDNREARAAKIYWRHLFGRPFHRNRYGEPPNNLLNYGYAVLRAIISRGICGAGLYPALGIFHHNRQNSFCLADDLMEPFRPIVDRAAETIVKSFGQAPPELTPETKGELIRPLLERYRFKGEFRTLFDLATISANSLIDVFQGRQKKLLLPMFLEREEGV, encoded by the coding sequence ATGACTAACCGGATTCTAGATGTCTCGAAAGAGGGAACGTCATTGAGTATCCGCCATGAACAGCTGGTTATCCGGCAGCGGGGTCAAGACAAAGAAAAAACGGTTCCTCTGGAAGACATCGCCATTCTGGTTGTTTCAAACGCTCAAACCACCTACACGCACCCTGTTTTAACCGGTCTGTCAAAACACGGAGCGGGACTGATTGTATGTGATGACAAACACCAGCCTTCCGGCATGTGTCTACCCCTGGGCGGGCACTCACTTCAGGCGGAACGGGCAGCAATACAAGCGGGGGCATCCCAGCCTGCAAAGAAACAACTGTGGAAACAGATTGTCTGCGCAAAAATCCGCGAACAGTCCACCCTTCTGAAAAAGCTGCACAACAGGGACTACGGCCTTGACCGCCTTCAGAAAGAAGTCCGCTCCGGCGATTCCGACAACCGGGAAGCGCGCGCCGCCAAAATATATTGGCGACATCTTTTCGGCCGCCCGTTTCACCGTAACCGGTACGGTGAGCCTCCCAATAACCTGCTCAACTATGGATACGCCGTCCTTCGCGCAATAATCAGCCGAGGTATTTGCGGAGCGGGGCTTTATCCGGCTCTGGGGATTTTCCATCACAATCGGCAAAACAGTTTTTGTCTGGCGGACGACTTGATGGAACCGTTCCGACCCATTGTGGACCGGGCCGCCGAAACGATCGTTAAAAGCTTCGGCCAAGCACCGCCGGAATTAACACCTGAAACCAAGGGCGAGCTGATCAGACCGCTGTTGGAACGGTATCGATTCAAAGGAGAATTTCGAACTCTTTTTGATCTCGCAACCATATCTGCAAACTCTCTGATCGATGTTTTCCAGGGCAGACAGAAAAAACTTCTTTTGCCGATGTTCCTTGAAAGAGAAGAAGGCGTCTGA
- a CDS encoding SagB/ThcOx family dehydrogenase: MSNDRFTANRTFLKDSIRLEIDFSRTDQNQRLPAPPLQKPCPPDATRIDVPDGATALARLSCLSMGEAILRRESVRKYSSDVLTLEELAALLWATQGVRTVLSPECALRVVPSAGSRHAFETYLAVDRVEGLTPGIYRYLPFDGQLAQLASDPQIGRSAASSCLNQGFVANAAVTFFWTAVPARMEWRYGLAAHKVIALDAGHVCQNLYLACVSLGAGTCAIAAYDQHACD; the protein is encoded by the coding sequence ATGTCGAACGACCGTTTCACAGCAAACCGAACCTTTCTCAAGGACTCCATTCGGCTAGAGATCGATTTCTCTCGTACGGACCAGAACCAGCGCTTGCCTGCCCCGCCTCTACAAAAGCCTTGCCCTCCGGATGCGACGCGCATCGATGTGCCGGACGGGGCAACGGCATTGGCTCGGTTGAGCTGCCTGTCGATGGGCGAAGCCATCCTCCGCCGAGAAAGCGTGCGCAAGTACTCATCTGACGTTCTGACGCTCGAGGAACTGGCCGCCCTCCTGTGGGCGACACAAGGCGTCCGAACGGTGTTGAGCCCGGAGTGCGCATTGCGTGTCGTGCCCTCCGCGGGCTCGAGACATGCCTTCGAAACCTACTTGGCGGTGGATCGGGTTGAAGGCCTGACTCCCGGCATTTACCGCTATTTACCCTTCGACGGCCAATTGGCACAACTGGCTTCCGACCCGCAGATCGGTCGCAGCGCAGCATCCTCTTGCCTGAACCAAGGCTTCGTCGCAAATGCCGCCGTGACGTTCTTCTGGACAGCTGTTCCTGCACGCATGGAATGGCGCTACGGCCTGGCAGCCCACAAGGTGATCGCTCTCGATGCCGGGCACGTCTGCCAGAACCTCTACCTAGCTTGCGTGAGCCTGGGTGCCGGAACCTGTGCCATCGCCGCGTATGACCAACACGCGTGCGACTAA
- the istB gene encoding IS21-like element helper ATPase IstB translates to MTTPASLAMTLRALRLPDVLNEYERLAAEATQEQWTYERYLAAVMESELHARGERRTQRLLKRSGLPDGKSLDTLNLKLLPTKVQRQIPALVDGGFVERAENVLAFGLPGRGKTHLLTAIGRELVLRHGTTVLFTTAFHLVQKLLTAKRDLAIEALLKKLDRFEVVILDDIGYVQQSREEMEVLFTFLSERYERRSLMISSNLVFSEWDKIFKDPMTTAAAIDRVVHHSTILELNGESYRARKAGERNRKR, encoded by the coding sequence ATGACCACGCCCGCCTCTCTGGCCATGACATTGCGTGCCCTCCGGTTGCCGGACGTGTTGAACGAATACGAGCGACTGGCTGCGGAGGCCACGCAGGAACAGTGGACGTACGAGCGCTACCTGGCCGCGGTGATGGAGAGCGAACTGCATGCGCGGGGCGAACGGCGCACGCAGCGGCTGCTGAAACGCTCCGGCCTGCCCGACGGCAAGTCGCTGGACACGCTGAACCTGAAGCTGCTTCCGACCAAGGTGCAGCGTCAGATCCCGGCGCTGGTGGACGGCGGTTTCGTCGAACGGGCCGAGAACGTCCTGGCGTTCGGCTTACCCGGCCGCGGCAAGACGCATCTGCTGACCGCGATCGGGCGCGAACTGGTGCTGCGACACGGCACGACGGTGTTGTTTACCACGGCGTTCCACCTGGTGCAGAAGCTACTCACCGCCAAGCGCGACTTGGCGATCGAAGCGCTGCTGAAGAAGCTCGACCGCTTCGAGGTGGTCATCCTCGATGACATCGGTTACGTGCAGCAGAGCCGTGAGGAAATGGAGGTGTTGTTCACCTTCCTGTCCGAGAGATACGAGCGGCGCAGCCTGATGATCTCATCCAACTTGGTCTTCAGTGAGTGGGACAAGATCTTCAAGGACCCGATGACTACTGCGGCGGCCATTGATCGGGTGGTGCATCATTCCACTATCCTGGAACTCAACGGCGAAAGTTACCGCGCCCGGAAGGCGGGCGAACGGAATCGAAAACGATGA
- a CDS encoding thioredoxin domain-containing protein has translation MTTPRHDGTRTLPTPEERAALPPDGGQGFNRLIHEHSPYLLQHARNPVDWYPWGEEAFAKAHSEDKPVFLSIGYATCHWCHVMEHESFENAEVADLMNKAFICIKVDREERPDIDGVYMTVCQMLTGSGGWPLTVVMTPDKKPFFAGTYFPREGRFGRIGMLELVPRLSDAWSSQRQKLGASADEITTGLQRIGQPEPGEDLETAQLSVAFQSFVSRFDTEYGGFGRAPKFPAPHNLMFLLRHWHRTGEEQALRMVEETLQAMRRGGIWDHIGFGFHRYSTDREWLVPHFEKMLYDQALLVMAYTEAWQATGKSEYETTAREILTYVLRDMTDPAGGFYSAEDADSEGEEGKFYVWTLAELESVLGARESAFVADVYNVQAGGNFTDEISGHRTGASILHLRLPLARIAGHTQQTEQELRQRLESSRTKLLEAREKRVQPLRDDKIMTDWNGLVMAALAKAGSAFEDQHYTEAARQCAHFILNEMRTDGRLLHRFRKGEAAIGGHLDDYAFLVWGLLELYEATFDPGWLREAQDLHAVQVEHFLDKESGGFFFTANDAEKLLARRKEIYDGAIPSGNSVCMLNMLRLGRLTGEPEYEAHAAALGRAFSGSVEQPSAHTMLMCALDFATGPTFEVVIAGDPAAPDTKALVAGLRQRFIPNKVAMLRPVGGASTDEPLPDHVSAYSPVDGKAAAYVCRKFQCLPPITNGAQMVEILTGEVD, from the coding sequence ATGACGACCCCGAGACATGACGGTACGCGGACACTGCCAACTCCCGAGGAGCGCGCGGCGCTCCCTCCTGACGGAGGACAGGGATTCAACCGCCTCATCCACGAGCATAGTCCCTACCTCCTTCAGCACGCCCGCAACCCGGTTGACTGGTATCCATGGGGAGAGGAAGCGTTCGCGAAGGCGCATTCGGAAGACAAGCCGGTTTTCCTGTCGATCGGGTACGCCACGTGCCACTGGTGCCACGTCATGGAGCACGAGTCGTTCGAGAACGCCGAGGTGGCTGACCTCATGAACAAGGCCTTCATCTGCATCAAGGTAGATCGCGAGGAAAGGCCGGACATCGACGGCGTATACATGACCGTCTGCCAGATGCTCACGGGCTCCGGAGGATGGCCATTGACCGTCGTAATGACTCCCGACAAGAAGCCGTTCTTCGCCGGAACCTATTTCCCGCGCGAGGGCCGGTTCGGGCGCATAGGAATGCTGGAATTGGTACCGCGACTGAGCGACGCCTGGTCCTCACAACGCCAGAAACTGGGTGCATCGGCCGACGAAATAACGACCGGCCTTCAGCGAATAGGACAGCCCGAACCCGGGGAGGACCTGGAGACCGCACAGTTGTCGGTGGCATTCCAGTCTTTTGTTTCCCGCTTCGATACCGAATACGGTGGGTTCGGCCGCGCTCCCAAATTCCCCGCTCCGCACAACCTGATGTTTCTTCTGCGGCATTGGCACCGCACCGGTGAAGAACAGGCATTGCGGATGGTCGAGGAGACACTACAAGCCATGCGTCGCGGCGGAATATGGGATCATATCGGCTTTGGCTTCCATCGCTACTCAACCGACCGCGAATGGCTGGTTCCACATTTCGAGAAAATGCTCTACGACCAGGCCCTGCTCGTCATGGCCTATACGGAGGCGTGGCAGGCTACAGGTAAGAGCGAGTACGAAACGACGGCCCGGGAGATCCTGACCTACGTCCTGCGCGACATGACGGATCCTGCGGGTGGCTTTTACTCGGCCGAAGACGCGGACAGCGAGGGAGAAGAAGGGAAGTTCTACGTCTGGACCCTGGCGGAACTGGAGAGCGTGCTCGGCGCCCGGGAGTCCGCCTTTGTGGCGGACGTGTACAACGTACAGGCGGGTGGGAACTTCACCGACGAGATCTCCGGACATCGCACCGGCGCCAGCATTCTTCATCTGCGGCTGCCACTGGCCCGGATCGCCGGCCACACTCAACAGACGGAGCAGGAGCTCCGGCAACGACTTGAAAGCTCCCGCACCAAGCTCTTAGAGGCCCGGGAGAAACGCGTCCAGCCGTTGCGGGATGACAAGATCATGACCGACTGGAACGGGCTTGTGATGGCCGCACTCGCCAAGGCGGGGAGCGCATTCGAGGATCAGCACTACACTGAGGCCGCCCGACAGTGTGCCCACTTCATCCTGAACGAGATGCGGACAGACGGTCGGCTACTGCACAGGTTTCGGAAAGGGGAGGCAGCAATCGGAGGTCATCTCGACGACTACGCTTTCCTGGTCTGGGGTCTGCTGGAACTGTACGAGGCAACCTTTGACCCTGGATGGCTGCGGGAAGCTCAGGATCTGCACGCAGTCCAGGTCGAGCATTTCCTGGACAAGGAGTCGGGTGGATTCTTCTTCACGGCCAACGACGCCGAGAAACTGCTCGCACGACGTAAGGAGATCTACGACGGCGCAATTCCGTCAGGAAATTCCGTTTGCATGCTGAACATGTTGCGACTCGGCCGCCTTACGGGCGAACCGGAGTACGAAGCACATGCCGCGGCACTTGGACGCGCATTCTCCGGTTCCGTGGAACAGCCGTCTGCACACACCATGTTAATGTGCGCTCTGGATTTCGCGACTGGACCGACGTTCGAAGTCGTCATCGCCGGAGACCCGGCTGCCCCGGACACGAAAGCCTTGGTCGCGGGTCTCCGACAGAGGTTCATTCCAAACAAGGTCGCGATGCTGAGACCCGTCGGCGGGGCTTCCACCGACGAGCCGCTTCCGGATCACGTTTCAGCGTACAGTCCCGTAGATGGTAAAGCGGCCGCCTATGTCTGCCGTAAGTTCCAATGCCTGCCGCCGATAACGAACGGGGCGCAGATGGTAGAGATTCTCACAGGGGAGGTTGACTGA
- the tnpC gene encoding IS66 family transposase, with product MTRQEAEAIYDAGKETVVRVLLMMDARIRALEERVQSLENQLAKNSRNSSKPPSSDGFKKPAPKSLRKKGKRKSGGQPGHTGHTLAMADKPEHTEVHRVKECEHCGRSLADQSVEGIEKRQVHDLPPLRLIVTEHQAETKTCACGHLNKAAFPEGVNAPVQYGEGIKAAAVYLKNYQFLPYDRTCELLNDFFGCPMSEGTLCNIITQSHTLAADPVEKIKELIEQAAVAHFDETGSRVDGKLWWLHSASTAQATYYDIHRKRGREAIDDIGILPDFLGRAVHDFWKPYFGYDCLHGLCNAHHLRELIFAHEQHQQDWADHMIDCLLDIKEAVDLAKQSTDHLDRRQLHTFEVRYQQILDEGYAQNPLPPLPRNAKKRRGRRKKTKARNLLERLDEHRDEALAFMYDFNVPFDNNQAERDLRMMKVQQKISGMFRTEDGAKAFCRIRSYISTARKNAVGAMDALTRLFSGNPFVPALNTS from the coding sequence ATGACACGCCAAGAGGCCGAAGCGATCTACGACGCCGGCAAGGAAACCGTCGTGCGGGTACTGTTGATGATGGATGCGCGCATCCGTGCTCTGGAAGAACGCGTTCAGTCTCTTGAGAACCAACTCGCCAAAAACTCGCGCAACAGCAGCAAACCGCCCTCCAGCGACGGCTTCAAGAAACCTGCGCCCAAAAGCCTGCGCAAGAAGGGCAAGCGCAAGTCCGGCGGCCAGCCCGGCCATACCGGCCATACGCTCGCGATGGCCGACAAGCCCGAGCACACCGAAGTGCACCGTGTGAAGGAATGCGAACACTGCGGCCGCTCTCTAGCCGATCAATCCGTCGAGGGCATCGAAAAGCGTCAAGTCCATGACCTGCCACCCCTGCGGCTGATCGTCACCGAGCACCAGGCTGAAACCAAAACCTGCGCTTGCGGCCATCTGAACAAAGCCGCGTTCCCCGAAGGGGTCAACGCTCCCGTGCAATACGGCGAGGGGATCAAGGCTGCGGCCGTGTACCTGAAGAACTATCAGTTCCTGCCCTATGACCGAACCTGCGAACTGCTGAATGACTTCTTCGGCTGCCCGATGAGCGAAGGCACGCTCTGCAATATCATCACCCAATCCCACACGTTGGCCGCCGACCCCGTCGAGAAGATCAAGGAGTTGATCGAGCAGGCCGCCGTGGCACACTTCGACGAGACCGGCTCACGGGTAGACGGCAAGCTGTGGTGGCTGCATTCGGCCTCGACCGCACAGGCAACCTATTATGACATCCATCGCAAACGCGGCCGCGAAGCGATCGATGACATCGGCATCTTGCCCGACTTCCTCGGACGCGCCGTTCACGACTTCTGGAAACCGTACTTCGGCTACGACTGCCTCCATGGCCTCTGCAACGCCCATCACCTGCGGGAACTGATCTTTGCGCATGAGCAGCACCAGCAGGACTGGGCCGACCACATGATCGACTGCCTGCTCGACATCAAAGAGGCCGTCGATCTCGCCAAACAGTCGACCGATCATCTTGACCGGCGGCAGCTACACACCTTCGAAGTCCGCTACCAGCAAATCCTCGATGAAGGCTATGCCCAGAATCCGCTGCCGCCGTTGCCGCGCAACGCGAAGAAGCGACGGGGCCGCCGCAAGAAAACCAAAGCACGCAACCTGCTCGAACGGCTCGACGAGCACCGCGACGAAGCGCTCGCGTTCATGTACGACTTCAATGTGCCCTTCGACAACAATCAGGCCGAGCGCGATCTACGCATGATGAAGGTGCAGCAGAAAATCTCGGGCATGTTCCGAACCGAGGATGGCGCCAAAGCCTTCTGCCGCATTCGAAGCTACATCTCAACCGCCCGCAAGAATGCCGTCGGCGCGATGGATGCGCTGACCCGCCTGTTCAGCGGAAACCCCTTCGTTCCGGCGCTCAATACCTCGTAG